A single Phoenix dactylifera cultivar Barhee BC4 chromosome 1, palm_55x_up_171113_PBpolish2nd_filt_p, whole genome shotgun sequence DNA region contains:
- the LOC103721590 gene encoding peroxidase 5-like, with the protein MSPPVKLFFLAFLALLAEVHGQLQIGFYNQSCPTAESLVQQAVAAAFANNSGIAPGLIRMHFHDCFVRGCDASVLLNSTANNTAERDAAPNNPSLRGFEVIDAAKSAVEAACPQTVSCADILAFAARDSANLTGNITYQVPSGRRDGTVSLASEALANIPAPTFNATQLINSFANKSLTADEMVTLSGAHSIGISHCASFLNRIYNFSNTSDVDPTLSSAYADLLKAKCPANSTRFTPITASLDIITPAVLDNMYYTGVQLTLGLLTSDQALVTQANLSAAVNNNANNLTAWASKFALAMVKMGQIQVLTGTQGEIRTNCSVVNSGGLGYVGMGSGHPSEVATS; encoded by the exons ATGTCCCCTCCAGTGAAGCTCTTCTTCTTGGCCTTCCTTGCTCTTCTGGCAGAAGTTCATGGCCAACTACAAATTGGGTTCTACAACCAGAGCTGCCCAACCGCGGAGTCGCTGGTGCAGCAGGCCGTTGCTGCTGCTTTTGCCAACAATTCAGGCATTGCCCCTGGTCTCATTCGCATGCACTTCCATGACTGCTTTGTGAGG GGCTGTGATGCTTCCGTCCTCCTAAACTCAACTGCGAATAACACAGCCGAAAGGGATGCAGCCCCGAACAACCCCAGCCTCCGCGGCTTCGAAGTCATCGACGCCGCCAAGTCCGCCGTGGAGGCGGCGTGCCCGCAGACCGTCTCCTGCGCCGACATCCTCGCCTTCGCGGCCCGCGACAGCGCCAACCTCACCGGCAACATCACCTACCAGGTCCCCTCCGGCCGCCGCGACGGCACGGTCTCCCTCGCCAGCGAGGCGCTCGCCAACATCCCGGCGCCGACCTTCAACGCCACGCAGCTAATCAACAGCTTCGCCAACAAGAGCCTCACCGCCGACGAGATGGTCACCCTCAGCGGGGCCCACAGCATCGGCATATCCCACTGCGCCTCCTTCCTCAACCGGATCTACAACTTCAGCAACACCAGCGATGTGGACCCCACGCTGAGTTCGGCGTACGCGGATCTCCTCAAGGCCAAATGCCCCGCCAACAGCACCCGGTTCACGCCGATCACGGCGTCGCTGGATATCATCACCCCCGCGGTTTTAGACAACATGTACTACACCGGGGTGCAGCTCACCCTGGGCCTCCTGACCTCGGACCAGGCCTTGGTGACCCAGGCCAATCTGAGCGCCGCGGTGAACAATAACGCGAATAACCTGACGGCGTGGGCTTCCAAGTTCGCGCTGGCGATGGTGAAGATGGGGCAGATCCAGGTGTTGACCGGGACCCAGGGGGAGATAAGAACGAATTGCAGCGTGGTGAATAGCGGGGGTCTCGGATACGTTGGGATGGGATCTGGTCACCCCTCGGAGGTGGCGACTAGTTGA